The following is a genomic window from Pseudomonas sp. FP2335.
GCTCAGTGAAGCTCTATAGTCATGAGGAAGGTGGCACGCTCACCGAGCTGCGCCTGCCCCGTGTCGCACGAGGAGATATCGATGAGTGACGAGATCCAAGTCGAAGGCGAAGAACTGCCGCACCTGTTGCTGGTAGATGACGACGCCACCTTTACCCGCGTGATGGCACGCGCCATGAGCCGTCGCGGTTTCCGCGTGAGCACCGCCGGTTCCGCCGAAGAAGGCCTGACCATCGCCCAGGCCGACCTGCCGGACTACGCCGCGCTCGACCTGAAAATGGACGGCGATTCCGGCCTGGTGCTGTTGCCCAAGCTGCTGGAGCTCGACCCGGAAATGCGCGTGGTGATCCTCACCGGCTACTCCAGCATTGCCACCGCCGTCGAGGCGATCAAGCGCGGCGCGTGCAACTACCTGTGCAAACCGGCGGACGCCGACGACGTGCTGGCCGCCTTGCTTTCCGAGCATGCCGACCTCGACACCCTGGTGCCGGAAAACCCGATGTCGGTGGACCGCTTGCAGTGGGAACACATCCAGCGGGTGTTGACCGAGCACGAAGGCAACATCTCCGCCACTGCCCGCGCCCTGGGCATGCACCGTCGTACCTTGCAGCGCAAACTGCAAAAGCGTCCGGTACGCCGCTGAACGAAGTCTGAACAACCCGCTTCAGGCCGCACGGAGCCCTGAACCGATCGTCTATGATCGGTTCAAACGTCTGTTACATTTCCTTACAGAGCCTGAACGATGAATCAGAACGCTGAGTATTGCGCGGTCAATGACGCGGTGCGTGGGCAATTCCTGCGCCGAACCTGGGCGATGATCACGCCGTATTGGCGCAGTGAAGAGAAGGGCAAGGCGTGGCTGCTGCTGGCGGCGGTGATTGGCTTGTCGCTGTTCAGCGTGGCGATTTCGGTGTGGATCAACCACTGGTACAAGGATTTCTACAACGCCCTTGAACACAAGGACACCGCCGCGTTCTGGCAGTTGATCGGCTATTTCTGCGCGATTGCCGCCGTGGCGATTCTGGGGGCGGTGTACCGCCTGTACCTGACCCAGATGCTGACCATCCGCTGGCGGGCCTGGCTTACCGAAAAACACTTCGCCCGCTGGCTCGC
Proteins encoded in this region:
- a CDS encoding response regulator transcription factor encodes the protein MSDEIQVEGEELPHLLLVDDDATFTRVMARAMSRRGFRVSTAGSAEEGLTIAQADLPDYAALDLKMDGDSGLVLLPKLLELDPEMRVVILTGYSSIATAVEAIKRGACNYLCKPADADDVLAALLSEHADLDTLVPENPMSVDRLQWEHIQRVLTEHEGNISATARALGMHRRTLQRKLQKRPVRR